One window of Trinickia caryophylli genomic DNA carries:
- the zapD gene encoding cell division protein ZapD, translated as MILYEYPFNERIRTLLRLEDLFERFTFFLNQDDAREHHVALTTLFEIAEVTGRADLKSDLMKELERQRQTLAPFRGNPGIEQNALEVVLGEIEQTLNGLSQMQGKTGQHLVDNEWLSSIRSRAIIPGGTCKFDLPSYYAWQQIHPDQRRQDIAKWITPLLPLRDAAAIVLRLARESGQASKVMAMQGSYQQMLSGRTYQLMQVRVSSELRVIPEASANKYMLWVRFTVQDGDMRPRPVDVDVPFQLTLCSL; from the coding sequence TTGATTCTTTACGAGTATCCGTTCAACGAGCGAATTCGCACGCTGCTGCGTCTCGAAGACCTGTTCGAGCGCTTCACGTTCTTCCTGAATCAGGACGACGCGAGGGAACACCACGTCGCCCTCACGACCTTGTTCGAAATTGCCGAAGTCACGGGCCGGGCGGATCTGAAGTCCGACCTCATGAAGGAACTCGAGCGCCAGCGGCAAACGCTCGCGCCCTTTCGCGGCAACCCGGGTATCGAACAGAATGCGCTGGAGGTGGTGCTCGGCGAGATCGAGCAGACGCTCAACGGGCTATCGCAGATGCAAGGCAAGACAGGCCAGCATCTCGTCGACAACGAGTGGCTTTCGAGTATTCGCAGCCGCGCCATCATCCCCGGCGGCACCTGCAAATTCGATCTGCCCTCGTATTACGCCTGGCAACAGATCCATCCCGACCAGCGCCGGCAGGATATCGCCAAATGGATCACGCCGCTGCTGCCGCTGCGCGACGCAGCTGCGATCGTGCTGCGGCTTGCCCGCGAATCGGGACAGGCCTCCAAGGTCATGGCGATGCAAGGCAGCTACCAGCAGATGCTCTCGGGGCGCACCTATCAGTTGATGCAGGTACGCGTATCATCGGAGCTGCGGGTCATCCCCGAAGCCAGCGCCAACAAGTACATGCTGTGGGTGCGCTTCACGGTGCAAGATGGCGACATGCGCCCGCGCCCCGTCGACGTGGACGTACCGTTTCAACTGACGCTCTGCAGTCTTTAG
- the coaE gene encoding dephospho-CoA kinase (Dephospho-CoA kinase (CoaE) performs the final step in coenzyme A biosynthesis.) yields MFVVGLTGGIGSGKSFVADRFAAYGIAIVDTDVIAHRITAPQGAAMPLIVREFGARYVAPDGSLDRAAMRARVFTDDAARARLEAITHPIIRAEADRETREARSPYVIVVVPLLVESGSWRTRVDRVLVVDCAVETQIARVMQRNGFSREQVLAIVARQATREARLAAADDVVDNDRSPAESLDSRVRELHALYLRLAATHDTEAGRS; encoded by the coding sequence ATGTTCGTCGTCGGCCTGACGGGCGGCATCGGCAGCGGTAAGAGCTTTGTCGCCGATCGGTTCGCCGCGTACGGTATCGCCATCGTCGATACCGACGTCATCGCCCACCGCATCACAGCCCCGCAAGGCGCCGCCATGCCGCTCATCGTGCGCGAATTCGGCGCCCGATATGTCGCGCCGGACGGCTCGCTCGACCGCGCAGCCATGCGTGCACGCGTCTTCACCGACGATGCCGCGCGTGCTCGCCTCGAAGCGATCACGCACCCGATCATCCGGGCCGAAGCGGACCGCGAGACACGCGAGGCGCGCAGCCCCTACGTCATCGTCGTCGTGCCGCTGCTCGTGGAGTCGGGCAGTTGGCGCACGCGCGTGGACCGCGTACTCGTGGTCGACTGCGCCGTCGAGACTCAGATCGCGCGGGTCATGCAACGCAACGGGTTCTCGCGCGAGCAGGTGCTGGCCATCGTCGCCCGCCAGGCCACACGCGAGGCCCGCCTCGCCGCAGCCGACGACGTCGTGGACAACGACCGCTCGCCGGCGGAAAGCCTCGACAGCCGCGTCCGCGAATTGCACGCGCTGTATCTGCGCCTGGCTGCAACGCACGACACAGAGGCTGGCCGTTCGTAA
- the argJ gene encoding bifunctional glutamate N-acetyltransferase/amino-acid acetyltransferase ArgJ → MAVNFPAIDPAQLHPVAGVTLGWAEANIRKPNRKDVLVMSIEAGASVAGVFTSNRFCAAPVTICREHLALGKGVRALVVNTGNANAGTGEPGLLHARQTCAELARLAGVAPEQVLPFSTGVILEPLPVERLVAGLPAALANLGAAHWYEAAQAIMTTDTLPKAASRQIVIDGHAITLTGISKGAGMIKPNMATMLGFLAFDAAVAQPVLDTLVKEVADRSFNCITIDGDTSTNDSFILVATGKAGLAPIVSTDTPAYRALRDAVTEVAQTLAQLIVRDGEGATKFMTVRVEGGTSVSECRQIAYAIGHSPLVKTAFYASDPNLGRILAAIGYAGVTDLDVAKIDLYLDDVHVAKAGGRHPDYREEDGQRVMKQSEIAIRVVLGRGDAEATIWTCDLSHDYVSINADYRS, encoded by the coding sequence ATGGCTGTCAATTTTCCCGCGATCGACCCCGCGCAACTGCATCCCGTCGCCGGCGTGACGCTCGGCTGGGCCGAAGCCAACATTCGCAAGCCGAACCGCAAGGACGTCCTCGTGATGTCGATCGAGGCGGGCGCGAGCGTGGCCGGTGTGTTCACGTCCAACCGTTTTTGCGCCGCACCCGTCACGATCTGTCGTGAGCACCTCGCACTCGGCAAGGGTGTCCGCGCACTCGTCGTCAATACCGGCAACGCCAACGCCGGAACAGGCGAGCCCGGCCTTTTGCATGCCCGCCAGACTTGTGCCGAATTGGCGCGGCTTGCCGGCGTCGCGCCGGAGCAGGTGCTGCCGTTTTCGACGGGCGTCATCCTCGAGCCCCTGCCGGTCGAGCGTCTCGTCGCCGGGCTGCCGGCGGCACTTGCCAACCTCGGCGCAGCGCACTGGTACGAGGCGGCGCAGGCGATCATGACGACCGATACGCTCCCGAAGGCCGCTTCGAGGCAGATCGTCATCGACGGCCACGCCATCACGCTCACGGGCATCAGCAAAGGGGCGGGCATGATCAAGCCGAACATGGCAACGATGCTCGGCTTTCTCGCGTTCGACGCCGCCGTGGCGCAGCCGGTGCTCGACACGCTCGTGAAGGAGGTGGCCGATCGTTCGTTCAACTGCATCACGATCGACGGCGATACCTCGACGAACGATTCGTTCATCCTCGTGGCGACCGGCAAGGCGGGGCTCGCGCCCATCGTGTCCACCGATACGCCGGCTTATCGCGCACTTCGCGACGCCGTGACGGAAGTCGCGCAGACCCTCGCGCAACTGATCGTGCGCGACGGCGAGGGGGCGACGAAGTTCATGACCGTGCGCGTCGAGGGCGGCACCAGCGTGTCCGAATGCCGTCAGATCGCCTATGCGATCGGCCATTCCCCGCTCGTGAAGACGGCGTTCTACGCGTCGGATCCGAACCTCGGGCGCATTCTGGCCGCAATCGGCTATGCCGGCGTGACCGACCTCGACGTGGCCAAGATCGACCTCTACCTCGACGACGTTCACGTCGCGAAGGCGGGCGGCCGTCATCCCGATTATCGGGAGGAGGACGGCCAGCGCGTCATGAAGCAAAGCGAGATCGCCATTCGCGTCGTGCTGGGCCGCGGCGACGCAGAGGCGACGATCTGGACCTGCGATCTGTCGCACGACTACGTGAGCATCAACGCCGATTACCGCTCGTAA
- a CDS encoding NUDIX domain-containing protein — MTNRDALPAAPAGAKPARPVTEVAVGVLVQPDGRYLLAQRPPGKPYEGYWEFPGGKLEPGESVEAALARELHEELGIDVLACHLWHTLEHDYPHAYVRLYFCKVTLWNGEPHGREGQAFSWQRLPVEVSPLLPAAIPVLELLAAD, encoded by the coding sequence ATGACGAACAGAGACGCATTGCCCGCCGCGCCTGCCGGTGCCAAGCCGGCAAGACCCGTGACCGAAGTTGCCGTCGGCGTGCTGGTTCAGCCGGACGGCCGGTACTTGCTGGCTCAACGGCCCCCAGGCAAGCCGTACGAAGGATACTGGGAGTTCCCGGGCGGTAAGCTCGAGCCGGGAGAATCGGTCGAGGCCGCGCTCGCGCGCGAGCTGCACGAGGAGCTCGGGATCGACGTGCTCGCCTGCCATCTCTGGCATACGCTCGAGCATGACTATCCGCATGCCTACGTGCGGCTTTACTTTTGCAAGGTGACGCTCTGGAACGGCGAGCCGCATGGCCGTGAAGGCCAGGCGTTCAGCTGGCAGCGCTTGCCGGTGGAGGTCTCGCCGCTGCTGCCTGCCGCGATTCCAGTGCTCGAACTCCTGGCTGCCGACTGA
- a CDS encoding prepilin peptidase, with amino-acid sequence MYALVLSDPLSRGATTFGSAFSGLPAAWQYLFALALGLAIGSFLNVVIHRLPIMLDRAWRAEISEVTGEPPADDELPERYNLSVPRSACPHCGHVLRIRENIPVLSYLWLRGRCSACHARICVRYPLVELAGGALAALALATFGPTGTALAAFGLCAALLAMSAIDIDTRLLPDSLTLPLLWAGLIVNFGDTFASLRAAVAGAIAGYVFLWSVYWLFRFVRGIEGMGYGDFKLLAALGAWLGWGALPQIVLVSAVSGALVGLLAMWSGKMRFEEPLPFGPFLALGGAVTLFAGTPLFNLFGG; translated from the coding sequence GTGTACGCCCTCGTTCTCAGCGATCCGCTCTCGCGCGGCGCGACCACCTTCGGTTCCGCCTTCTCGGGCTTGCCCGCCGCCTGGCAGTATCTCTTTGCGCTCGCATTGGGTTTGGCGATCGGCAGCTTTCTCAATGTAGTCATCCACCGGCTGCCGATCATGCTCGATCGGGCATGGCGTGCCGAGATCAGCGAGGTCACCGGCGAGCCGCCCGCGGACGATGAACTGCCTGAGCGCTACAACCTCAGCGTTCCGCGCAGCGCGTGCCCACACTGCGGACACGTGCTGCGAATCCGGGAAAACATCCCCGTGCTCAGCTACCTTTGGCTACGGGGCCGGTGCTCGGCCTGCCATGCCCGCATCTGCGTACGCTATCCGCTCGTCGAACTCGCCGGCGGCGCGCTGGCGGCCCTCGCATTGGCCACGTTCGGCCCGACAGGCACCGCGCTCGCCGCATTCGGCCTTTGCGCCGCGCTACTCGCGATGAGCGCCATCGATATCGATACACGCCTGCTGCCCGACTCGCTGACTCTCCCGCTGCTGTGGGCCGGGCTTATCGTCAACTTCGGCGACACCTTCGCGAGCCTGCGCGCGGCCGTCGCGGGCGCGATCGCGGGCTACGTATTCCTCTGGAGCGTGTACTGGCTGTTCCGGTTCGTGCGGGGCATCGAGGGGATGGGCTATGGCGACTTCAAGCTGCTCGCCGCGCTCGGCGCATGGCTCGGCTGGGGAGCCTTGCCGCAGATCGTTCTCGTCTCTGCGGTCTCCGGGGCGCTGGTAGGGCTGCTTGCAATGTGGTCCGGCAAGATGCGGTTCGAAGAGCCGTTGCCGTTCGGCCCTTTCCTTGCGCTGGGTGGGGCAGTCACGCTGTTCGCGGGCACACCGCTCTTCAATCTGTTCGGAGGCTGA
- the yacG gene encoding DNA gyrase inhibitor YacG has translation MITVVKCPTCGKDVRWTPENRFRPFCSERCKQIDLGAWANEKYKIGGSDETPPDDEPPESGRSN, from the coding sequence ATGATTACCGTCGTCAAATGTCCAACCTGCGGCAAGGACGTCCGCTGGACGCCGGAAAACCGCTTTCGCCCGTTTTGCTCCGAACGCTGCAAGCAGATCGACCTCGGTGCGTGGGCCAACGAGAAGTACAAGATCGGCGGGAGTGACGAAACTCCGCCGGATGACGAACCACCGGAGAGCGGCCGCTCGAATTGA
- a CDS encoding ATP-binding protein encodes MDKLEQFLTRAETLLGRLEAMLPPAAPEVDWSASVAFRWRRRQGRGYLQPVTAVSSISLADLQNIDRQKALIEQNTRQFVNAQPANNVLLTGARGTGKSSLIKACLNAYASQGLRLIEVDKDDLHDLGDITDLIAGRPERFIVFCDDLSFEDGESGYKALKVALDGSISAQSDNVLIYATSNRRHLLPEYMSDNETYKHTADGEIHPGEVVEEKISLSERFGLWVSFYPFKQDDYLTIVGHWLRHFGCDDAEIAAARGDALVWALERGSRSGRVAWQFARDWSGKKAQR; translated from the coding sequence ATGGACAAGCTCGAACAATTCCTTACCCGCGCCGAAACACTGCTTGGCCGACTCGAGGCGATGCTGCCGCCCGCGGCGCCCGAGGTGGACTGGTCCGCCTCGGTGGCGTTTCGCTGGCGCAGGCGCCAGGGGCGCGGCTACCTCCAGCCGGTCACGGCCGTTTCATCGATCTCGCTCGCCGATCTCCAGAACATCGATCGACAAAAGGCGCTGATCGAACAGAACACGCGTCAATTCGTGAACGCGCAGCCGGCGAACAACGTGTTGCTGACGGGTGCACGCGGAACCGGCAAGTCGTCGCTGATCAAGGCGTGCCTGAATGCCTACGCGTCCCAGGGGTTGCGCCTGATCGAAGTCGACAAGGACGATTTGCACGACCTCGGCGACATTACCGATCTCATCGCGGGCCGGCCGGAGCGCTTCATCGTTTTTTGCGACGACCTGTCGTTCGAGGACGGTGAGTCAGGCTACAAAGCGCTCAAGGTCGCGCTCGACGGGTCGATCTCGGCGCAGTCCGACAATGTGCTCATCTATGCCACGTCGAACCGCCGCCATCTGCTGCCCGAGTATATGAGCGACAACGAGACCTACAAGCACACCGCGGACGGGGAGATCCACCCGGGTGAGGTCGTCGAAGAGAAAATTTCGTTGTCCGAACGGTTCGGCCTCTGGGTCAGTTTTTACCCCTTCAAGCAGGACGATTACCTGACGATCGTCGGGCACTGGCTGCGGCACTTCGGCTGCGACGACGCCGAAATCGCCGCAGCGCGCGGCGACGCACTCGTCTGGGCGCTGGAACGAGGATCGCGATCGGGGCGGGTGGCTTGGCAGTTCGCTCGCGACTGGTCGGGCAAGAAGGCGCAGCGATGA